CGTCCGGGCGTGCCAGCCACAGGAAGTACTCGTGGTTCCCGTCCTGACCCGGCAGAGGGCTTTCGGCCAGACCACGGAGCACCAGGCCGGCGTCGACGGCGCTCTGCGCCACTCGGCCCACGGCTTCGCGGCGCTGCTCCGTGCTGGTCACCACCCCCGTGCGGGACAGACGTTCCCGTCCGACCTCGAACTGGGGCTTGACCATGAGGACCAGCTCGCCGCCCGGCGAGGTGCACGCGGCGAGGGGCTTCATGACGAGGGTCAGCGAGATGAACGACAGATCGGCGACGGTGAGGGCGGCTTCTCCCCCGATGTCCGCGGCCTGGAGGTACCGCACGTTCACGCCCTCGAAGACCTGCACGCGAGGATCCTGCCGCAGTTCCTCGACCAATTGGTCATGGCCGACGTCGACGGCGGCGACCTCCCGGGCGCCCGCCCTCAGGAGGACGTCCGTGAACCCGCCGGTCGAGGCGCCGGCGTCCAGGCACCTCTTGCCGGTGACCGAGACCTCCGGAAAGGCGTCGAGGGCGCCGCGCAGTTTGTGGCCGGCACGCGAGACGAACTCCGTGATGCCGCTCTCCGCGACTCTCAGCTCGGTCGCCTCCGTCACACTCACCGAGGCCTTCGCCAGCACCTGACCGGCGCTGCTGACGAGTCCCGCGGCGATGAGGCGCGCCGCCTCCGTGCGGGAACGGGCCAGACCGCGGCGGGTGAGTTCCTGATCGAGCCGGGTCATCGCGGCTGGATCCCGGGCACCAGAGGGCCGTCCAGCAGGGAACCCAGGGCGTCGTGGATGCGGTCCAGCCCGGCGGGGTGCTCCTCCAAGGGGGCGTCCTCCAGTTCCTCCAGGGCCGAGAGCACCTGGGCCACGGCAGGGTCCTGCACAGGGCCCATCCCGTCGGCGCTCGTCCCGTCGTCGGCGTGCTCATCCACGGTGATCTCCTCGGCATCCATCAGTCCCCATCGTAACGAGGTCAGGGGTCACGGCGTCACGTCATGCGGCCACCGGCGGCCCGGCACCTCAGCGAGTCCGCCAGACCAGCCCGGGGGCGGTGGCGGCCTCCGTCTCGGGCACGGCCGACCACCAGGCGGCACAGGCGGCACGCCAGCCGTCCAGCGAGTCCTCCTCGGCGGTGACCACCACGCGGTCTCCCTCCACGACGGCGGTCGCCTCGCCGACGCGCCACACGCCGTCGTCGTGCACCGTCTCCGGGTACGGGCGGTACAGCGCCCCCAGCTCCGCGATCAGGTGGGTGGGACGCTCCAGAGTGAGGGCGTTCAGCGCGTCCCGCGCCGTGTTGACCCCGGTCAGCACCTGGATCGTGGCGAAGCCCGCGCGGTTGCCGCCCAGGATGTCCGTGTCGAGGCGATCGCCGACGACGGCGGGCCGCGAGGACGACAGCCGGGCGGCGGCCGCGTGGAACAGCGGGACCTCCGGCTTGCCCGCCACGACCGGCGTCACGCCCGTCGCGGCCTGCACGGCGGCGACCAGGGTTCCGTTCCCCGGAGCGATGCCGCGGGCCTGCGGAATGGACAGATCCGTGTTGGTCGCGACCCAGAGGATGCCCGTGGCGACGGCGTAGGACGCTTCCGCGAGATCCTTCCAGCCGAGCCCGGGGTCGAAGCCCTGGACCACGGCGTGTGGCTCGTCCGTGGCCTTCCAGACCGGTTCGAGGCCTGCCTCCGAGACTTCCGCGGCGAGCGCCGTGCTGCCCGTGATGAGAACCCGGGAGCCCGGCGCCAGACGTTCCGCGAGCAGCCGGGCGGCCGCCTGCGGGGAGGTGACGATCTGTTCCGCTGTGGCCGGAGCGCCGAGCTCCCGCAGGTGCTCAGCAACCTGCTCTGGGGAGCGGGAGGCGTTGTTGGTCACATACGCCAGCCCCACCCCCCGGTCCGCGAGACCGGACAGCGCTTCGACGGCGCCCGGGATCGCGGACGGTCCGGCGTAGACCACACCGTCCAGATCCGAGAGGATCGCGTCGAAGCGGTCGACCAGTGCGGAAGTGCTCGGCAGGATCATGCTCAGCGGTCCTGGGACTCGCCCTCGGAACCGTTGTCCGGCTCCTCGGCGGAATCGTCCTCGGTGCCCGCGGGTGCGGGCTGCTCGACCAGACCGTCGGCTTCGTCGACGAAGACCTCGGTCTCGTCGTCGGAGGCAGCGCCGTCGTCCTCGGAGCCGGTCTCCGGGGCGTCGTCGGATGCAGCGTCGTCGTCGGAGGCTGCGTCGTCCTCCTCGGTGGAGGCGTGGCGGCGCTCCTCTTCCTCGTCGTCGCCCACCAGATCGAAGATCTCGGGCTCCGCGAACTGACCGACGCCGAGCGCCTCCTCGGCGACGAGCGCCTGGCGGGCCCAGCGGGCGGCCTCGTCCTCACGGCCCGCGGCGACGAGAGCGTCGGCGTAGGCGCGGAACAGGCGCGGGCTGTAGGAGAAGGCCCGGTTGATGTCCAGCTGCGGGATCTCGAGCTCGGCCAGGGCGGCCGCGAAGTCGCCCTTGTCGGCCTGGGCGCCCGAGGCGACGATCGCGAGCTCGACCTTGCCCGGTGCGTCAAGATCCTGGGCGTCCTCGCTGCGGGCCAGTTCCAGCGCCTTGTCCGGACGGCCGAGGCCACGCTCGGAGTCGGCCATGAGCGGGAGGTGCACATTGGAACCGGAGATGCGGCGGAAGGTGCGGAACTCGCTGAGCGCCTCGGCGTAGTGACCAGCGGTGTACGCGGTGATGGCGACGGCTTCGCGGACGGACGCCAGACGGCCGGCGCGGCGGCTCGCGGCGAGCGCGTGCTGGTAGGCCAGCTCGGCGTCCTCCTCCAGGTAGCGTCCGGCCATCACCAGGTGCTGGGCGACGAACGTGCCATTGCGGCTTTCGAGGGAGCGGAGTTCACCGAGGGTGCCGCGGTCCAGCTCGCGCCCGGTGACGTCCTCGTCGATCTCCGGGGAGCGCTCGCGGTCCGGGCGGTTGGACGACCGCAGATCGGCCGGGTTGATCGAGCGGCCGTACGAGTCGCGCGGACCGTTGCCGGCGGCGTCACGGCGCGAGAAGGAGCGGCGGTCATCGTCGCGGCGGTTCCCGCCGCGGTCCTCCCAGCGGCGCTCTCCCCCACGGTCGTCACGACGGCGGTCGTCACGACGGTCGTCACGGTCACGCCCGTAGCCCTCACGCTGGGGGCGGTCACTGAAGGACTTGCGGTCGCCGAAGGAGCGGCGCTCACCATCACGCTGCGGGCGGTCGCCATACGGGCGACGTTCACCATCACGCTGCGGGCGGTCACCGAAGGAGCGGCGCTCACCGAACGAACCGCGGTCATCGCGGCCTCGGCCGTAGCCCTCACGCTGGGGACGGTCACCGTACGGACGACGCTCGCCATCACGCTGCGGACGGTCGCCATACGGGCGGCGGTCGCCGCGGTCCTCCCAGCGGCGCTCACCATCACGCTGGGGGCGATCGCCGAAGGGCTTGCGGTCACCGTACGGGCGCCGCTCGCCATCACGCTGCGGACGGTCACCGAAGGAGCGGCGCTCTCCGAACGAACCGCGGTCATCGCGGCGGTCGTCGCGACGCGGGCCATAGCCGTCGCGCTGCGGACGGTCACCATACGACCGACGTTCACCATCACGCTGCGGGCGATCACCGAACGGCTTGCGGTCGCCATACGGACGGCGCTCGCCATCACGCTGCGGACGGTCACCGAAGGAGCGACGCTCGCCGCGGTCCTCCCAGCGGCGCTCACCATCGCGCTGCGGACGGTCACCATACGGGCGACGCTCGCCGTCGCGCTGAGGACGGTCACCGTAGGGCTTGCGGTCGCCGAAGCCACCGCGACGCTCGCCATCCCGCGAATTGCGGTCGCCGAAAGGCTTGCGGTTGCCCTGGGGGCCGAAATTCCGGCCGCTTCGCCGGCCGCCGTCGTGCTCTGCCATGGTGGATTCCTCCTTGTGCGAGCCGACCAGCGCCGCACGCAGTCGATCTCTTCGCCTCTTTGGTTTTTCCCCGGGACTCCGCCCGGCACAATCCCTTCCATTCTAGGCGACGGGAGGGCCGTGAGCCGCGCCACTCCGCGGACGCGCGACGCCGGACACACGACTGCCGGGGCACGCTCCGCAGCATGCCCCGGCAGTCTCTCCAGCACCCTCGGAGGGAACCGTCCGGTGTCGCGTGACGACGTCAGCGAGCCGCCTGACCGAGTTCCTCGCCCGTGACTTCGGCGATCTCCTCGTCCTCCATGCGGACACTGAGCGGACGGCGGAACACCCGCGTGATGACCAGCAGGACCACGAAGCCCGCGCCGAGCCAGATGGCGCCGTACAGGCGCGCCTCGTCGGACAGGAAGTACCAGAGCACACCCGTCAGGATCATGCCGATCACCGGAAGGACCATGTTGCGGAGAAGCGCCGCCGGGCCCTTCCGGTCCTTCTTGATGAACACGAAGTACACCACCACCGTGACGTTCACGAAGGTGAACGCGATCAGTGCGCCGAAGTTGATCATGGAGGCCACGAAGTCCAGGGACAGCGGGATGGCCAGGAGCGAGACCGCGCCGACGAACAGGATGGCGTTGAACGGCGTGTGCGTCTTCGGGTGGATGAAGGAGAAGAAGCGGGAGACCACGCCCTTGCCGTTGCGGCCCATCACGTAGATCATGCGGGACACGGAGGCGTGGGAGGACAGGCTGGAGGCGACGGCGGCCGCGAACGATGCCGCGGTGAAGAGGATCTGGAAGAACTGACCGCCTACCTTCAGTGCCATCTGCGGCAGGAGCGACTCATCCGTGTTCTCGAAGCCTTCCACCGTGGGGAACGTCGCCTGACTGAACCAGGCGGCCACGAAGAACACCAGGCCGCCGATGAGCAGCGCGATGACGATCGCCCGGGGCACCGTGTTGGCGTCCTTGGCTTCCTCGGAGTACATGGTGATGGCGTCGAAGCCGATGAAGGAGAAGCACACCACGGTCGCGCCGGCGATCACCGAGCTCGTGTCCACACCGTCATGGAAGAACGGCTGCGTCGTGAACGGGGTGCCGGTGCCCGCGCCGTTCTGCATCGCGTTCCACGCCAGGACCAGGAACACGACGATCAGGACGGTGGAGAACACCACCAGAAGTCCGTTGATGCGGGACGTGCTGGTCATGCTCCAGAGGTTCAGCAGGGTGATCATCGCGACGTACAGCACCACCCAGATCCACTCCGGCACATCCGGGAAGATCGAGGTCAGGTACGTGCGGACGATCAGCGCGTTCACCAGGGGCAGGAGCAGGTAGTCCATGAGGGACGTCCAGCCGACCAGGAACCCGACGTTCGGGTGGATGGTCTCCGAGGTGTAGGTGAACGCCGAGCCGGAAGAGGGGAAGACCCGCGTCATGCGGCCGTAACTGATGGCCGTGAAGAGCAGGGCGATGAGGGCCACCAGATAGGCGGTCGGCACGACGCCGTTGGTCTCTTCGGACACGATCCCGAAGGTGTCGAAGACCGTGGTGAGCGTCATGTAGCCGACGCCGAGGCCGACGATTGACCAGAGGCCGAGCGTTCGCCTGAGGCGAGGAGTGTTCTGGGACATCTTGGGGAGACTTTCTTGTGGGGAGGCGGACGGCTCCTTGCGGAGGCCGCCCGGAGTGACCGGAAGGTTCGGCCGGACCGGCGGACCGGTCCGGGAATTCTGCCGGGTGGTGTTCCGGCCACGGGGCGAAATGTGTTCTACGCCACATCGAGACGATAGTCGCCCATCACCTCGAAGGGAAGAGGATTTATGAATGACGTTCAAAAATTTTCTGAAACTGTCACGCGGACGAAACACTGGATGATCCGTCCAGCGCCCGTCGCTTTCGCCCACTGCGGCCCGTGCGCGGCATTCCCTAAGGTGTGATGCAGGCTTCATTCCCCCGCTGAGAAGACGTGAGAGGACGGTTTTCATGACGGCACCGGACGGCACCCTGCCCCTCGAGGGCCTCCTCGTGGCCGACTTCTCCCGGGTCCTGGCGGGCCCCCTCGCCACCATGACCCTCGCCGATCTGGGTGCCACCGTCATCAAGGTGGAACGTCCCGGCACCGGGGACGACACCCGCAGCTGGGGGCCGCCCTTCTCCGCCACCGGCTCCACCTACTTCGAAAGCGTCAACCGGAACAAGCAGTCGCTCTGCCTGGACTTGGGCGACGACGGCGACCTTCGGCTCGCCCGCGAGCTGGCCCGCCGCGCCGACGTGCTGGTGGAGAACTTCAAGCCGGGTGGCATGGCCCGTCTCGGTCTCGGGTATCAGGAACTCTCCGCGGAGAATCCCGGACTCATCTACGCCTCCATCTCGGGCTTCGGCAGCGCGGGCGGCGCGGGACTCATGGGCTACGACTTCGTCGTCCAGGCCCTCGGCGGGCTCATGAGCATCACGGGCGAGCAGGACGGCCCGGCCATGAAGGCGGGCGTCGCGCTCGTGGACGTCCTGACCGCGAAGGACGCGACCCTGGGCATCCTGGCGGCTCTCACCGCACGGCACCGCGACGGCCGCGGCGCGCATCTGGAGGTCAACCTGCTCTCCAGTCTGCAGGGCGCGCTCGCCAATCAGGCCCAGGCGTATCTCGGCGCCGGGGTGGTCCCGCGGCGGATGGGGAACGATCACCCGTCCATCGCGCCGTACCAGCTCCTGAACTGCGCCGACGGCCCCCTCGCGGTCGCGTGCGGCAATGACGCGCAGTTCGGCCGGCTGGCCTCCCTGCTCGGACTGGACGCCCTGGCCGAGGCCGAACGGTTCAGCACCAACTCGGCCCGGGTGGCCCACCGGGAGGAACTCACCCGCCACCTGGAGACCGCGCTGGCCACCGACACCGCGGCAGCGTGGCAACAGGCCTTCACCTCGGCGGGCATCCCCGCGGGCCGCGTGTCCGGCATCGACGAGGGGATCTCCTACGCCGAAGAACTGGGTCTCAACCCCACCATCGAAGTGCAGGACGCGTCGGGCTCCACGGTGGGACGCCAGGTCCGGCATCCGATCACCTGGACCCCGGCGTTCCCCACCCCCACCCAGGCTCCGCCGGCGCTGGGCGAGCATTCAGACCGGCTGCGGGAGTGGCTGGACTCCTGAGCAGGTTCAGGAGACCTGCCGTCAGGAAGCCCGGGGTCAAGAAGCCCTGAGCGCGAGCCAGAGGTTCGCCGCCACATCCGGATCATCGAGTTCGGCGCCGAGGAGCCGCTGCGCGATCCCGATACGGTGCCGCAACGAGTTCCGGTGGATGCCCAGCTCCCGCGCCGCCGGCTCCCACTGGCCGCGGTTCCGGAGGTAACACTGGACGGTTGCGAGCAGATCCCCTCGTTCCTGGGCGCGCAGCGTCTCCACCCACCCTGAGGCGCGAGGGTCGAGCGGACTCACCGGCGGCCGGGTCAGCGCGCCGGGTGTGGCCTGCGCCAGGAGGTCCCGGAGCGCTTCGAGGCGTCCGGGCACCTGAGCCGGCGTGAGCGGCGCGCTCAGCACCGCCCGCACAACGACGCCGGGCCCCTCCCCCGGCGCGCGGCCGGCCGGGAGGCGGGCGGCCTCGTCGTCGACCAGACAGATCTCGACCTCGCCTTCAGAGCACCGCAGCCGGAGGGCTCCCGCCTCGATCACCGGCCCGCCGTCGAGCGTTCCGAGGACGGCGGACAGTTCCCGGTCCGATGCCCCTTCCGGCAGGCCCGACACGAGCAGCAGCCGGATCCGGCCCGTGGGCAGGCCGACTCCGATGTCCCCCGCCAGCAGCCGTGCGGCTTCGAGGTGGCCGCCGATGATCAGCCGGGCCACCGCGGCGTGCAGCAGGCCCGTGCGACGGTCCGCCTCCTCGTCCTGCTGCGCCTTCAGGGAGAGCAGCACGCAGACCGTCTGGATGACCTGGCGGTCGGCCCGGGTCAGCGTGCGACCCGCCCCGATGGCCAGGACACCCGCGATCCGCTGACCGACCAGAACAGGGTGAGCCACCACGTCGGCGCCGTGCACCTGGAACGTCGCGGCCGATCTGAGTCCCCGGAGATTCAGCCGGGCGGTCTCCTGCCGGAGCTGCGGCAGGAGAGGGCGCGTGCTGTCGGGCCAGACGGTGGGAGAAGCGTCTTCCACGGGCAGGTAGGCCGCCCAGCCACCGAGAGCCTGCGCTAGCGCGCGGACGACGGAGGCCAGAGCGTCCGGCCGTGCGGCGGCGCGGGCGAGAGCGGTCTGCGTGCCCAGACTCGCGACCAGATCCGACTGACCGAGCCGGGCCACGAGGTCCCAGTAGGCCCGGGAGACATCCATGAAAGGCACACCATCGGGCACGATCAGGAGTTCCACACCCTGTCCCCGGCACGCTTCCACGAGTGCCACCGGAACCTCGTCGAGACCCGCGCCGAGGCCCAGCCCGAGAGCGTACACCCCGTGACCGCCGAGCCGCGCCACGTACTCGTGCGTCCTCGGAGCCGGACCCCGGAACGGGATGCCGGTGGTCAGCAGCAGTTCCCCGCCCTCGAGGTAGGGGGTGGGGTCGTCGAGTTCCGAGATGTGCACACCCGAGACGGTCCGTGCCGCCGGAGGCTTGCCGTCGAGAGTCGTGAGCCGCGCGCCCAGGGAGGTCTGCAGATGGGCCAGGCTGATCATCGTGTCGCTTCCTTGCGCTCCGGGTGACGGCTCCTTCGCGGAGTGTGGTCGTTTCAACCAGAACTCACTGTAGTCGAGACAAACTGACCAATGAAGCACGGCAGGCCGCTCAGTACCGTGGAGGCCATGACCGCCGTCACACCCCACGGAGAGACCATGAGCATCTACGACCTCGTCCACATCGACTCCCTCTACACCCCCGCCGAGCTGGCCTTCCGGGACACCGTCCGGGAGTTCGTGGACCGGCGGATCCGGCCCGGCATCGCGCGCTGGTACGAGGATGCCGTGTTCCCGGTGGAGATCATCCCGGAGATGGCGGAGCTGGGCCTGCTCGGCATGCACCTCAAGGGCTATGGCTGCCCGGGCCGGACCGCGGTCGAGTACGGCCTCGCCGCGCTGGAACTGGAAGCTGGAGATTCGGGTCTGCGCACGTTCGTGAGCGTCCAGGGCTCCCTTGCCATGAGCGCCATCCACAAGCACGGCACCGAGGAACAGAAGAACGAATACCTCCCCCGCATGGCGGCCGGCGAGATCATCGGCTGTTTCGGCCTGACCGAACCGACCGCCGGCTCCGATCCAGGCAGCATGAAGACCTTCGCCCGCCGGGAGGGCGATGAATGGGTGATCAACGGCTCCAAGCGCTGGATCGGTCTGGCGACTCTCGCGCAGATCGCGATCATCTGGGCCATGACCGACGACGGGGTCCGCGGCTTCATCGTCCCCACCGACACCCCGGGATTCACCGCCACCCCCATCCAGCCCAAGCTTTCCATGCGGGCCTCGGTCCAGTGCGATCTGGAGCTGAGCGAGGTCCGGCTGCCCGCCACGGCGCTGCTGCCCGGCGCCAAGGGCCTGCGTGGCCCGTTCGAGTGCCTCAACGAGGCCCGGTACGGCATCGCCTGGGGTGCGATGGGCGCCGCCCGGGACAGTTACCTCACCGCGCTGGAGTACTCCCAGCAGCGCCTCCAGTTCGACCGCCCCCTGGCCGGTTACCAGCTGACGCAGGAGAAACTGGTCAACATGGCGCTGGAGATCAACAAGGGTCTTCTCCTGGCGACCCAGCTGGGCCGTCTGAAGGACGCCGGCAAATTGGCGCCGCACCAGATCTCCGTGGGCAAGCTGAACAACTGCCGGGAGGCCATCGAGATCTGCCGCGAGGCCCGCACGATCCTCGGCGGCAACGGCATCACCCTCGACTACTCGCCGCTGCGGCACGCCAACAACCTGGAATCCGTCCGCACCTATGAAGGCACGGACGAGGTCCACACCCTGGTGCTCGGCAACCACATCACCGGCGTCCCGGCCTTCCGCTGAGCAGCGACGACTCCTGGAGGACTGAGATGAGCATCGACCTGCGACAGTACATCGACGGCGCCTGGATCGAAGGCCACGGGGCCCGTCTGGACAGCTGGAATCCGAGCCACCCGGACGACCTGGTCGCCTCGGGGCGTCAGGCCACCGAGGCGCAGGTGCACGACGCTGTCGCCGCCGCCCGCGCGACGGCCGCCGGCTGGGCGCGCACCCCCCTCGCCGAACGTGGCGCCGTCCTGCTGCGCGCCGCCGTCGTGCTCGAGGACCAGGCTGACGCGTGGGGTGCGGAACTGGCCCGCGAAGAAGGCAAAACGTTCCCCGAGGGCAAGGGCGAGGTGCTCCGGGCCGCGCAGGTCTTCCGCTATCAGGCGGCCGAGGCGGAGCGTGAGGCCGGCACGGTCTTCCACTCCCCCAGGGCGGGCGAGCGGATCCTGGTCACCCGGAGACCTCTGGGTGTGGTGTCGGTCGTGACGCCCTTCAACTTCCCGATCGCGATTCCGGCCTGGAAGATCGCTCCCGCGCTGGTCCACGGCAACACCGTGGTCTGGAAACCGGCGAGCACGGTGCCCTTGCTCGCCGTGCGGCTGGCGGAGGCTCTCGACCAGGCGGGGCTTCCCGCCGGCGTACTCAACCTGGTCCTCGGCTCCGGAGCGCTCGGCGACGTCCTGGTCGACCACCCCGAGGTGGACGGCCTCAGCTTCACCGGTTCGACCGGGGTGGGCCGTGCCCTTGCGGGACGGGCCGCCGCCCGCGGCGTGCCTGTCCAGGCGGAGATGGGCGGCAAGAACGCCGCGATCGTCCTCGCGGACGCCGATCTGGATCTCGCCTTGGAACAGGTCCTGCTGGGAGCCTTCCGCTCGAGCGGCCAGAAGTGCACCGCGACCTCGCGGCTGATCGTCGAAGAATCCATCGCGGATGCCTTCCTGGAACGCCTCACTGCCCGGGTCGGCGCACTGCGACTCGGTGATCCCCTCGCCGACGGCATGGACCTGGGGCCGGTCATCACCGCACAAGCCCGGGACTCCATCCTGACCTCCGTCAACGAGGCGCTCACCGGAGGTGCCCAGTTGCTGGCGGGCGGGCCCGATGCCCCCGTGCCTCCAACCGGTCACTTCGTGCCACCCACGGTCCTGGAAGTCTCCGGAGACGCACCCGTGTGGCGGGATGAACTCTTCGGCCCAGTGCTCACCGTGCGGAGGGCAGCGGATCCCGCGGAAGCGTTCGCTCTCGCCGGCGACTCGGAGTTCGGTCTCTCGGCCGCTTTGTTCACGCAGGACCTCACCCTGGCGCTGGAAGCCCTGGAGATTCTCGACGTCGGCGTGCTGCACGTCAACTCGGAATCAGCGGGCGCCGACCCGCACGTTCCCTTCGGAGGGGCCAAGAAGAGCGGATACGGCCCCAAGGAACAGGGCCAGGCCGCTCGCGAATTCTTCACCCACACCACCACGGTGTACCTGCGGGGCGGACAAGCGCGCCCCTGAGGCGCCCCAGGAATCCGTCCTGCACGGCAACGCTGCGATCGCCAGGGGTGCCGCCGTTCTCACGGCGGCATCCCTTCCCTTTCAGCGAGGGCTCTTTCGGCTAGGGTGGCGCCATGGAGATCAGGAAAGCCACCGACGAAGACTGGCCTGCGATATACGAGTTCTACCGGGACATCATGGCGGAGGGATTCACCTACGCCTTCCCCGCGGGGCAGACCCTCAACGAAGCACGCCCCTGGTGGATGGAGACCGAACCTGGGCAGACGGTCGTCGCGACCGACGGCGACGACGTGCTCGGCTCCGCGAAGATGGGTCCGAACCGTCCTGGCCGGGGCAGCCACATCGCCACCGCATCGTTCCTGGTCAATCCTCGATATCGCAATCGTGGGACAGGCCGGCGCCTCGGCGAATACGTCATCGCGTGGGCGCGTGCCGCGGGTTACCACGCCATCCAGTTCAATGCGGTCGTCGCCTCCAACCATCCTGCCGTGCACCTCTGGCAATCGCTCGGATTCGACATCATCGGCACCGTCCCCGAAGCCTTCGACCATCCTGTCGACGGCCTGGTCGGCCTCCACGTGATGTACCGGCGCGTTTGAGAGCCGTAAAAACCACAGCAATAAGCGAGATTCCCGACGCCGGTCACCCAGCACAGCTGATCAAAGGCCCAGTCCCCTGCCTCGGGCGGGCTGGATCCGGTTGCTGGTCCGGTGGGGTGGGGGTGTGATCAGGCACGAAGGCAGTCTGCTGGGTGGCCGGTTAAAGACGGGCGGCCCCCTGCATGTTGGGTGCGGGGGCTGTGGTTTTGGGGTGGGGTGGGTTTGGTTCGTGGTGGTGGGGTGGTTAAAGGCGAACAGCCCCCACGCTTGTGTGTGGGGGCTGTTTCGTTGGTGGTGCAGTGATGGCCCGGGCGTCGTTGCTCGGGCCATCCTGGGTGGTTGTGTCCGGCGGTGTCCTACTCTCCCACACCCTCGCGAGTGCAGTACCATCGGCGCTGTGGGTCTTAGCTTCCGGGTTCGGAATGGGACCGGGCGTTTCCCCCACGCTATGACCGCCGTAACTCTTTCAAACTCCCCACCAGGGGGTGGGGGTTGGTTTGTAAGGGTCACTGGATCGTTTCCGTGACACGCAACACCAACCAGTGGATCCCTTGTGGGGGTGGTGGTGTTGCTTATTCAATTATCTGGTTCCCTCGGGTCAAACTGGTGGGTTTGTTGTTTGGGGACCGCATGGTGGACGCGTAGCACAGTTCTTTCACCCACACCCGGGGGGGTGT
This portion of the Arthrobacter woluwensis genome encodes:
- a CDS encoding APC family permease — encoded protein: MSQNTPRLRRTLGLWSIVGLGVGYMTLTTVFDTFGIVSEETNGVVPTAYLVALIALLFTAISYGRMTRVFPSSGSAFTYTSETIHPNVGFLVGWTSLMDYLLLPLVNALIVRTYLTSIFPDVPEWIWVVLYVAMITLLNLWSMTSTSRINGLLVVFSTVLIVVFLVLAWNAMQNGAGTGTPFTTQPFFHDGVDTSSVIAGATVVCFSFIGFDAITMYSEEAKDANTVPRAIVIALLIGGLVFFVAAWFSQATFPTVEGFENTDESLLPQMALKVGGQFFQILFTAASFAAAVASSLSSHASVSRMIYVMGRNGKGVVSRFFSFIHPKTHTPFNAILFVGAVSLLAIPLSLDFVASMINFGALIAFTFVNVTVVVYFVFIKKDRKGPAALLRNMVLPVIGMILTGVLWYFLSDEARLYGAIWLGAGFVVLLVITRVFRRPLSVRMEDEEIAEVTGEELGQAAR
- a CDS encoding HAD-IIA family hydrolase; the protein is MILPSTSALVDRFDAILSDLDGVVYAGPSAIPGAVEALSGLADRGVGLAYVTNNASRSPEQVAEHLRELGAPATAEQIVTSPQAAARLLAERLAPGSRVLITGSTALAAEVSEAGLEPVWKATDEPHAVVQGFDPGLGWKDLAEASYAVATGILWVATNTDLSIPQARGIAPGNGTLVAAVQAATGVTPVVAGKPEVPLFHAAAARLSSSRPAVVGDRLDTDILGGNRAGFATIQVLTGVNTARDALNALTLERPTHLIAELGALYRPYPETVHDDGVWRVGEATAVVEGDRVVVTAEEDSLDGWRAACAAWWSAVPETEAATAPGLVWRTR
- a CDS encoding GNAT family N-acetyltransferase, producing MEIRKATDEDWPAIYEFYRDIMAEGFTYAFPAGQTLNEARPWWMETEPGQTVVATDGDDVLGSAKMGPNRPGRGSHIATASFLVNPRYRNRGTGRRLGEYVIAWARAAGYHAIQFNAVVASNHPAVHLWQSLGFDIIGTVPEAFDHPVDGLVGLHVMYRRV
- a CDS encoding CaiB/BaiF CoA transferase family protein; the protein is MTAPDGTLPLEGLLVADFSRVLAGPLATMTLADLGATVIKVERPGTGDDTRSWGPPFSATGSTYFESVNRNKQSLCLDLGDDGDLRLARELARRADVLVENFKPGGMARLGLGYQELSAENPGLIYASISGFGSAGGAGLMGYDFVVQALGGLMSITGEQDGPAMKAGVALVDVLTAKDATLGILAALTARHRDGRGAHLEVNLLSSLQGALANQAQAYLGAGVVPRRMGNDHPSIAPYQLLNCADGPLAVACGNDAQFGRLASLLGLDALAEAERFSTNSARVAHREELTRHLETALATDTAAAWQQAFTSAGIPAGRVSGIDEGISYAEELGLNPTIEVQDASGSTVGRQVRHPITWTPAFPTPTQAPPALGEHSDRLREWLDS
- a CDS encoding PucR family transcriptional regulator, translated to MISLAHLQTSLGARLTTLDGKPPAARTVSGVHISELDDPTPYLEGGELLLTTGIPFRGPAPRTHEYVARLGGHGVYALGLGLGAGLDEVPVALVEACRGQGVELLIVPDGVPFMDVSRAYWDLVARLGQSDLVASLGTQTALARAAARPDALASVVRALAQALGGWAAYLPVEDASPTVWPDSTRPLLPQLRQETARLNLRGLRSAATFQVHGADVVAHPVLVGQRIAGVLAIGAGRTLTRADRQVIQTVCVLLSLKAQQDEEADRRTGLLHAAVARLIIGGHLEAARLLAGDIGVGLPTGRIRLLLVSGLPEGASDRELSAVLGTLDGGPVIEAGALRLRCSEGEVEICLVDDEAARLPAGRAPGEGPGVVVRAVLSAPLTPAQVPGRLEALRDLLAQATPGALTRPPVSPLDPRASGWVETLRAQERGDLLATVQCYLRNRGQWEPAARELGIHRNSLRHRIGIAQRLLGAELDDPDVAANLWLALRAS
- a CDS encoding acyl-CoA dehydrogenase family protein, giving the protein MSIYDLVHIDSLYTPAELAFRDTVREFVDRRIRPGIARWYEDAVFPVEIIPEMAELGLLGMHLKGYGCPGRTAVEYGLAALELEAGDSGLRTFVSVQGSLAMSAIHKHGTEEQKNEYLPRMAAGEIIGCFGLTEPTAGSDPGSMKTFARREGDEWVINGSKRWIGLATLAQIAIIWAMTDDGVRGFIVPTDTPGFTATPIQPKLSMRASVQCDLELSEVRLPATALLPGAKGLRGPFECLNEARYGIAWGAMGAARDSYLTALEYSQQRLQFDRPLAGYQLTQEKLVNMALEINKGLLLATQLGRLKDAGKLAPHQISVGKLNNCREAIEICREARTILGGNGITLDYSPLRHANNLESVRTYEGTDEVHTLVLGNHITGVPAFR
- a CDS encoding aldehyde dehydrogenase family protein, which translates into the protein MSIDLRQYIDGAWIEGHGARLDSWNPSHPDDLVASGRQATEAQVHDAVAAARATAAGWARTPLAERGAVLLRAAVVLEDQADAWGAELAREEGKTFPEGKGEVLRAAQVFRYQAAEAEREAGTVFHSPRAGERILVTRRPLGVVSVVTPFNFPIAIPAWKIAPALVHGNTVVWKPASTVPLLAVRLAEALDQAGLPAGVLNLVLGSGALGDVLVDHPEVDGLSFTGSTGVGRALAGRAAARGVPVQAEMGGKNAAIVLADADLDLALEQVLLGAFRSSGQKCTATSRLIVEESIADAFLERLTARVGALRLGDPLADGMDLGPVITAQARDSILTSVNEALTGGAQLLAGGPDAPVPPTGHFVPPTVLEVSGDAPVWRDELFGPVLTVRRAADPAEAFALAGDSEFGLSAALFTQDLTLALEALEILDVGVLHVNSESAGADPHVPFGGAKKSGYGPKEQGQAAREFFTHTTTVYLRGGQARP
- a CDS encoding TlyA family RNA methyltransferase — its product is MTRLDQELTRRGLARSRTEAARLIAAGLVSSAGQVLAKASVSVTEATELRVAESGITEFVSRAGHKLRGALDAFPEVSVTGKRCLDAGASTGGFTDVLLRAGAREVAAVDVGHDQLVEELRQDPRVQVFEGVNVRYLQAADIGGEAALTVADLSFISLTLVMKPLAACTSPGGELVLMVKPQFEVGRERLSRTGVVTSTEQRREAVGRVAQSAVDAGLVLRGLAESPLPGQDGNHEYFLWLARPDGSDAVPAGSDMPKIDPGDVTAPAWTGVTVAELLTTIWPAHQAGPNH